The Nitrospira lenta region CCCCGGAGTGCGGTCATACCCATCGCGAAACGGGTTTCTTCGGCGAGCGACGGGATGATCAACGGTTGCTGATGGGTCCAGACCCAGCCGGTAGCCGATTCTTCGATCGGCATTTCCAGTCCATCGAGTCTGGTCGTAGTCGTAAGAGGCCGCGCCGCCGCCGTTTCCAGCACGTGGACCTTCATCAGATTTTTTTCCGGATCATGGAGGACCAGACCGATGAAGTCGAACGGCGCTACTGCCGGGAGACGGTGCGCGAGATCTCGAAACAGCGCCTGGAGGTCGCGGTGGGCCGCGATGGCCTCGGATACTTTCAACAGGGCGCCGTATTGAGCCACCTCTGCCTCAGCAGTCTGTGAGGGAAGGCTTTCGTCCATAGCGGCCTAGTATGCCTTCGGCGAAACTGGTTCGCAACGGCCCGATTGAACCGACGGGGACTCGGCCTGTTCCCATTGCGCCGGGCGCCCGTGGAGACACCCGACAACCCGTTCGCTTCTCGTGGCTCGCCGCCGCGCAAAATGATTGCGGAACCTGATCGACTCGCCTATTCTTGGCCTCCAGTCAATCGCCCAGCCTCACCGCCACGGTGCAACGAGTAGGTGTTTGCGTACGATGAAAAAAGCCTTTGAGTACGGCCTTGTGCGTGTTGCCGACCTGCTCTTTCATATTCTGCCGCGATCCTGGGCTATGACATTGGGGGAACAGCTCAGTCTGGGCGTCTCGCATATCATCACCAAGCGGCGCGACCTCGTGTTGCGCAATCTCGCCTTAGCATTTCCAGAAAAGCCTGCGGCCGAGCGCGCGCACATTGCGTACGAAGTCTGGCGCAATCTCGGACGGCTCGCCGTCGAATTTTCCCGCGTGTCCGACTTTACCGACGGGTCGATCGACCGCCTGGTGGAAATTGAAGGGCGCGAACATGTCGATGCGGCGATCAAAGAAGGCAAAGGCATTGTCGGCCTGACCGCGCATTTCACCAACTGGGAACTGACCGGTGCGCTCGTGCAACGCGTCTACGGCAATATGACGGTCATCGCCCGGCCCGTCCGCAACCCGATGGTCGATCAGTGGGTCTATGAAAAGCGAACCGCCAGCGGGCTGAAGATCATTCTCCCCAAAGACGCCGTGAAAGCGTCGCTCAAATGCCTCAAGAACAAAGGCATTATCGGTATGATGATCGACCAAAGCCTGTCGAGCGGCGGCGTGTTTGTCGAGTTCTTCGGTCGCCCGGCCTCTTCAACGACACTGCCGGCGCTCCTGCATATCCGCACCGGCGCGCCAGTCATGTTTGCCTACCTTGTCCGAAACGGGGAACGCTTCCGCCTCGTGTTCGAACCCGTAGTCTTTCCACCGGTCGA contains the following coding sequences:
- a CDS encoding lysophospholipid acyltransferase family protein — translated: MKKAFEYGLVRVADLLFHILPRSWAMTLGEQLSLGVSHIITKRRDLVLRNLALAFPEKPAAERAHIAYEVWRNLGRLAVEFSRVSDFTDGSIDRLVEIEGREHVDAAIKEGKGIVGLTAHFTNWELTGALVQRVYGNMTVIARPVRNPMVDQWVYEKRTASGLKIILPKDAVKASLKCLKNKGIIGMMIDQSLSSGGVFVEFFGRPASSTTLPALLHIRTGAPVMFAYLVRNGERFRLVFEPVVFPPVEDPTARIQIYTQVMATQFEQVIRRYPESWLWLHNRWKRQPDQA